Proteins from a genomic interval of Bacteroidota bacterium:
- a CDS encoding rod shape-determining protein, whose translation MFFSTDVAIDLGTANTLIHIQDQGIVLNEPSVVALNRKTGQPEAVGFDALQMHERTHKDIETIWPLNDGVIANFDVAEVLIKELIKRAVNKRFTNPRRMVICVPSGITEVERRAVRDSAINAGAKQVGLIDEPMAAAIGIGLDVQAPIGNMIVDIGGGTTEIAVIALSGIVVDESIRVGGNELDAAILQYFRKHHNLLIGQRTAERIKCEIGSASELDPELVLSVKGRDLVSGVPKTREITSEDVRESLRAPVQQIVQAVMRALERTPPELGGDILERGIMLTGGGAMLKSLDSHLRERTEMPVFVAEDPLTAVVRGTGQVLEEIEKFDKVLSK comes from the coding sequence TTGTTTTTCTCGACGGACGTCGCCATCGACCTCGGCACGGCGAACACGCTGATCCACATCCAGGACCAGGGGATCGTGCTCAACGAGCCCAGCGTGGTCGCGCTCAACCGCAAGACCGGCCAGCCCGAGGCCGTCGGCTTCGACGCGCTCCAGATGCACGAGCGCACGCACAAGGACATCGAGACGATCTGGCCGCTCAACGACGGCGTGATCGCCAACTTCGACGTAGCGGAGGTGCTCATCAAGGAACTCATCAAGCGGGCTGTCAACAAGCGGTTCACCAATCCGCGCCGGATGGTGATCTGCGTGCCGAGCGGCATCACCGAGGTCGAGCGCCGCGCCGTGCGCGACTCGGCCATCAACGCCGGGGCCAAGCAGGTCGGCCTGATCGACGAGCCCATGGCCGCCGCCATCGGGATCGGCTTGGACGTGCAGGCGCCCATCGGCAACATGATCGTGGACATCGGCGGCGGGACGACGGAGATCGCCGTGATCGCGCTCTCAGGCATCGTCGTGGACGAGTCGATCCGCGTGGGCGGCAACGAACTGGACGCGGCGATCCTGCAGTACTTCCGCAAACACCACAACCTGCTCATCGGGCAGCGCACCGCCGAGCGCATCAAGTGCGAGATCGGCAGCGCGTCCGAGCTTGATCCCGAGTTGGTGCTCTCCGTCAAGGGCCGCGACCTCGTCTCGGGCGTGCCGAAGACGCGCGAGATCACGAGCGAGGACGTCCGCGAGTCGCTCCGCGCCCCGGTCCAGCAGATCGTGCAGGCCGTCATGCGCGCGCTCGAACGGACGCCCCCGGAGTTGGGCGGCGACATCCTGGAGCGCGGCATCATGCTCACGGGCGGCGGCGCGATGCTCAAGAGCCTCGACAGCCATCTGCGCGAGCGGACCGAGATGCCCGTCTTCGTCGCCGAGGACCCGCTCACGGCCGTCGTGCGCGGCACGGGTCAGGTGCTGGAGGAGATCGAGAAGTTCGACAAGGTGCTGAGCAAATAA
- a CDS encoding undecaprenyl-diphosphate phosphatase, which produces MTWWQAAILGLVQGLAEFLPISSSGHLVLGEYVLGLSGDAANDITFEVFVHFGTTLSIVTVYWRRILRLISGGLKALTQPSTWGESLRAGRIESTGVGAPSPVVSLRLIAFILISMVPTGLVYVLFKDQLEAAFSDPRLVCGMLLVTGTLLLLTLLRKNPQGQLSPVKAILVGVAQSMAMIPGISRSGSTICTAIYLNVDRREAADFSFLMLLPVILGATLLKTLELLETGATVDWVPLLVGTAVAYVSGVWAIKVVIDFVKRGKLQYFAYYCYTVGIFGLVWLTFVA; this is translated from the coding sequence ATGACTTGGTGGCAAGCCGCGATCCTGGGCCTCGTCCAAGGCCTCGCAGAGTTTCTCCCGATCTCCTCCTCCGGCCACCTCGTCCTCGGCGAGTACGTGCTCGGCCTCTCCGGCGACGCCGCCAACGACATCACCTTCGAGGTCTTCGTCCACTTCGGGACGACGCTCTCCATCGTGACGGTCTACTGGCGGCGCATCCTGCGGCTCATCTCGGGCGGCCTCAAGGCGCTCACGCAGCCCTCGACGTGGGGTGAATCGCTGCGGGCCGGGCGCATCGAGTCGACGGGCGTGGGCGCGCCATCGCCGGTGGTGTCGCTGCGGTTGATCGCGTTCATCCTGATCTCGATGGTGCCGACGGGGCTCGTCTACGTCCTTTTCAAGGACCAACTCGAAGCTGCCTTCAGCGACCCACGGCTCGTCTGTGGCATGCTGCTCGTGACGGGCACGCTGCTCTTGCTCACGCTGCTGCGCAAGAACCCGCAGGGACAGCTGAGTCCTGTCAAGGCGATCCTCGTCGGCGTCGCGCAGTCGATGGCAATGATTCCCGGCATCTCGCGCTCCGGCTCGACGATCTGTACGGCGATCTACCTCAACGTGGACCGCCGCGAGGCCGCCGACTTCTCGTTCCTGATGCTGCTGCCCGTGATCCTCGGCGCGACGCTCCTCAAGACGCTGGAGTTGCTCGAAACGGGCGCGACCGTGGACTGGGTGCCGCTGCTCGTCGGGACGGCCGTGGCCTATGTCTCCGGCGTGTGGGCCATCAAGGTCGTCATCGACTTCGTGAAGCGCGGCAAGCTGCAGTATTTCGCCTACTACTGCTACACGGTCGGCATTTTCGGCCTCGTCTGGCTCACGTTCGTCGCGTAG
- a CDS encoding flavin reductase family protein, which produces MRATHSPASPPAPIDLGDALRHAMRHVASPVTVVTAASGPTATDAVVRGATIGSFTSVSLDPPLVSFNVIRGTGLHGVLETAEAFCVHLLHAGQAHLATHFAVPDLTSAEQLATIPHRLNDAGVPVLDGAMGVFHCRAWARHRAGDHDLILGEVTRVEGGSGEEPLLYYARSYRTVGEAPLD; this is translated from the coding sequence ATGCGCGCTACGCACTCGCCCGCCTCGCCCCCCGCACCCATTGACCTGGGCGACGCCCTCCGCCACGCGATGCGGCATGTCGCCAGCCCCGTGACCGTCGTGACGGCGGCCTCTGGCCCGACAGCGACGGACGCCGTCGTGCGCGGGGCTACCATCGGCTCGTTCACGAGCGTCTCGCTCGACCCGCCGTTGGTGTCGTTCAACGTAATCCGGGGCACCGGCCTCCACGGCGTGCTGGAAACGGCGGAGGCGTTCTGCGTGCATCTACTCCACGCAGGGCAGGCTCACCTCGCCACGCACTTCGCGGTGCCCGACCTCACGAGCGCCGAGCAACTCGCTACGATCCCGCACCGTCTCAATGACGCAGGCGTCCCTGTCCTAGACGGCGCGATGGGCGTCTTCCATTGCCGCGCCTGGGCCCGTCACCGCGCGGGCGACCACGACCTCATCCTCGGCGAAGTCACCCGCGTCGAGGGCGGCTCGGGCGAGGAGCCGCTGCTCTACTACGCGCGCAGCTACCGGACTGTGGGCGAGGCGCCCTTGGACTGA
- a CDS encoding methyltransferase domain-containing protein yields the protein MSDVYVHGYEARENERLQDQADTLVDLLHGDTAYPDGSRVLEAGCGVGSQTVTLAQRSSGAHFTSVDVSAASLAEAERRVRAAGFSNVEFQQADIFALPFAPASFDHVFVCFVLEHLARPVAALSALADLVRPGGTVTVIEGDHGSTYFHPDSSAAHAAIRCQVELQRRAGGNANIGRQVYPLMAAAGLADVRVAPRTVYVDASRPGWVEGFIRRTFTAMIEGVRAPSVEAGLLSAETFDEGVRDLYRTAEPDGTFSYTFFKGVGHRAAAT from the coding sequence ATGAGCGATGTCTACGTCCACGGTTACGAAGCCCGCGAAAACGAGCGGCTACAAGACCAAGCCGATACCCTCGTCGATCTCCTCCACGGAGACACCGCGTATCCAGATGGCAGCCGCGTGCTGGAAGCTGGGTGTGGCGTCGGCTCACAGACCGTGACCTTGGCGCAACGGAGCTCCGGCGCGCACTTCACCTCGGTCGATGTCTCGGCAGCATCCCTGGCCGAGGCCGAGCGGCGGGTTCGAGCCGCTGGATTCTCGAACGTCGAGTTTCAGCAGGCCGACATCTTTGCGCTTCCGTTCGCGCCCGCTTCCTTCGATCATGTCTTCGTTTGCTTCGTTCTGGAGCACCTCGCTCGCCCTGTAGCTGCGTTGAGCGCCCTCGCCGACTTAGTTCGTCCCGGTGGGACTGTCACCGTCATCGAAGGAGACCACGGCTCGACGTATTTCCACCCTGACAGCAGCGCTGCCCACGCGGCGATCCGCTGCCAGGTCGAACTCCAGCGCCGGGCAGGCGGCAACGCGAACATTGGGCGTCAGGTATACCCGCTCATGGCAGCGGCCGGGCTCGCCGATGTGCGCGTCGCACCTCGCACGGTCTACGTGGACGCGAGTCGCCCGGGCTGGGTCGAGGGGTTCATCCGACGGACGTTCACAGCCATGATCGAGGGCGTACGGGCGCCGTCGGTGGAGGCGGGGCTCCTGAGCGCCGAGACGTTCGACGAAGGCGTCCGCGACCTCTACCGGACAGCTGAGCCGGACGGGACATTCTCGTACACCTTCTTCAAAGGCGTCGGACACCGAGCGGCCGCAACGTGA
- a CDS encoding biopolymer transporter ExbD, whose protein sequence is MRFALLFVVLLTASARAQESLYMPPASEIPPVEGPILPVRVLTDGAAHVDGVVADSARVVAAVRQHIRAHPDGAVSFSMASGALYARYIHVLDAIRTACRIERDLVAVRDFGAPFAEPSDAARAAVRKQVPIRIIMERPE, encoded by the coding sequence GTGCGTTTCGCGCTACTTTTCGTAGTCCTGCTGACCGCATCGGCCCGCGCGCAGGAGTCGCTCTACATGCCGCCGGCCTCGGAAATACCGCCCGTAGAGGGTCCCATACTGCCCGTGCGCGTCCTCACCGACGGGGCGGCGCACGTCGATGGCGTGGTGGCAGACTCCGCCCGAGTCGTTGCGGCCGTGCGCCAGCATATTCGCGCGCACCCCGACGGCGCCGTCTCCTTCTCGATGGCCTCGGGTGCTCTATATGCCCGCTACATTCACGTTCTCGATGCGATAAGGACGGCCTGCCGGATCGAGCGGGACCTCGTCGCCGTCCGCGACTTCGGGGCACCGTTCGCCGAACCGAGCGACGCAGCGCGCGCAGCAGTCCGGAAGCAGGTTCCAATACGAATAATCATGGAGAGGCCTGAGTAG